In Dunckerocampus dactyliophorus isolate RoL2022-P2 chromosome 14, RoL_Ddac_1.1, whole genome shotgun sequence, one DNA window encodes the following:
- the zgc:110319 gene encoding NFU1 iron-sulfur cluster scaffold homolog, mitochondrial has product MAAHTRWALYQLLRSKNTTYFRFLEKTGSAYHTQIWRKVLSEPVTRTTHIPIRHISIQTQDTPNPRSLKFLPDKPVLGSGTIDFPSPSSAECSSLARNLFEIEGVKSVFFGPDFITVTKIDEEVEWTDIKRNALETIAKFFESGDPVTTGAVHHESSASEDDDDVVLMIKELLDTRIRPTVQEDGGDVIYKGFLDGTVKLKLVGSCTGCPSSTVTLRNGIQNMLQFYIPEVTMVEQVEDEVDEINAKVFSELERKLQE; this is encoded by the exons atggcgGCGCACACCAGATGGGCTCTGTACCAACTGTTACGGTCAAAAAATACGACTTACTTTAG GTTTCTAGAGAAGACTGGAAGTGCATACCACACCCAGATATGGAGGAAAGTCCTGTCAGAACCTGTGACCAGAACCACACACATACCAA ttcGGCACATTTCCATCCAGACTCAAGACACTCCAAATCCCAGAAGCTTGAAGTTTCTCCCCGATAAACCTGTTTTGGGAAGTGGGACCATCGACTTTCCCTCTCCGAGTTCAGCGGAATGTTCATCTTTAGCCAG GAACCTGTTTGAAATCGAAGGCGTTAAAAGTGTGTTCTTTGGCCCTGACTTTATCACAGTGACGAAA ATAGATGAGGAGGTGGAGTGGACAGACATCAAGCGCAACGCCCTGGAGACCATTGCTAAATTCTTTGAGAGTGGTGACCCCGTAACAACAGGGGCAGTGCACCATGAAAGCA gTGCCTCAGAAGATGACGACGATGTTGTGTTGATGATAAAGGAGCTGCTTGACACCAGAATCAG ACCAACAGTGCAGGAAGATGGAGGTGATGTCATCTATAAAGGCTTCTTGGATGGCACGGTCAAGCTGAAGCTGGTGGGTTCCTGCACAGGGTGTCCCAGTTCTACAGTGACCCTGCGGAACGGCATTCAGAACATGCTGCAGTTCTACATTCCAGAAGTAACCATGGTGGAACAG GTGGAAGATGAAGTGGATGAAATCAATGCAAAGGTTTTTTCAGAGCTGGAGCGCAAACTACAAGAGTAA